The following are from one region of the Girardinichthys multiradiatus isolate DD_20200921_A chromosome 9, DD_fGirMul_XY1, whole genome shotgun sequence genome:
- the si:ch211-212d10.1 gene encoding granzyme B, with protein sequence MFINSNVAVLLVVLISCGTVYPGRIIGGHEAVPHSRPYMVLVERHMSNGEKKYCGGFLLSEDFVMTAAHCQAKYYMVYLGLHNMHHMTDEVQRITVEQAFPHISYDSKTYMNDVMLLKLSSKAKLNGNVKAINLATRSDKALPKSCFVSGWGRVEASNGNLSPKLMEINITLIENEKCRMQNSYCSEGMTGPSHGDSGGPLVCEFGTAYGVVASMFLPDSNEPPLYRYARIPDYKGWITTTIKTALETKRS encoded by the exons ATGTTCATCAACAGCAATGTGGCAGTACTGTTGGTTGTGCTGATTTCTTGTGGCACAG TTTATCCAGGAAGAATTATTGGAGGGCATGAGGCTGTGCCACACAGCAGGCCATACATGGTGCTTGTTGAGAGACACATGTCAAATGGTGAAAAAAAATACTGTGGTGGATTCCTACTGAGTGAAGACTTTGTGATGACTGCTGCCCATTGTCAAGCCAA GTATTACATGGTTTATCTTGGGCTTCACAACATGCATCATATGACTGATGAAGTGCAGCGCATAACTGTGGAACAAGCATTTCCGCATATATCTTACGACAGTAAAACATATATGAATGATGTCATGCTCCTTAAG CTGAGCTCCAAGGCAAAGTTGAATGGGAATGTGAAAGCCATCAATCTGGCAACCAGGTCGGACAAGGCTCTGCCGAAATCATGTTTCGTCTCCGGCTGGGGTCGAGTAGAAGCATCCAATGGAAATTTGTCCCCCAAACTAATGGAAATCAATATAACATTGATTGAAAATGAGAAGTGTAGAATGCAAAACTCGTACTGTTCAGAAGGAATGACTGGACCGAgtcat GGGGACTCTGGAGGTCCACTGGTTTGTGAATTTGGGACAGCTTATGGAGTGGTGGCATCCATGTTCCTGCCAGATTCAAATGAGCCCCCATTGTATAGGTATGCCAGAATACCTGACTACAAGGGCTGGATCACCACAACTATAAAAACAGCCCTTGAAACAAAAAGAAGCTGA